From Aquila chrysaetos chrysaetos chromosome 3, bAquChr1.4, whole genome shotgun sequence, the proteins below share one genomic window:
- the HCK gene encoding tyrosine-protein kinase HCK isoform X2, protein MGCVKSKEAGIQEKVIKTDTDPDPGPSFQQGHYVKDPTATNRRNNNVPSVAVSPPEDGLGDSVVLALYDYEAMHSGDLSFKKGERLKVLEESGEWWQARSLATGCEGFIPSNYVAPADSLETEEWFFKGISRKDAERQLLGPGNVIGSFMIRDSETMKGCYSLSVRDGDDLQGGTVKHYKIRTLDNGGFYISPRSNFNTLQELVQYYKGQSDGLCQKLTRPCCVPKPQKPWEKDAWEIPRESLRLERKLGAGQFGEVWMATYNKHIKVAVKTMKPGSMSVDAFLEEANLMKTLQHSKLVKLHAVVTKEEPIYIITEFMEKGSLLDFLKSDEGNKQPLPKLIDFSAQIAEGMAFIEKRNYIHRDLRAANILVSALLVCKIADFGLARVIEDEYMAREGAKFPIKWTAPEAVNYGSFTIKSDVWSFGILLTEIITYGRIPYPGMSSVEVIRALERGYRMPRTENCPEELYDIMMRCWKTKPEDRPTFEYMQSILEDFFTATESQYQQQP, encoded by the exons ATGGGTTGCGTGAAGTCAAAGGAAGCTGGCATCCAAGAGAAGGTGATAAAAACCGACACCGACCCCGACCCCGGCCCCAGCTTCCAGCAGGGCCACTACGTGAAGGACCCCACGGCCACCAACAGGAGG AACAATAATGTCCCCAGCGTGGCCGTGTCGCCGCCCGAGGATG GCTTGGGGGACAGCGTGGTGCTGGCGCTCTACGACTACGAGGCGATGCACAGTGGGGACCTGAGCTTCAAGAAAGGGGAGCGGCTGAAGGTGCTGGAGGA GTCAGGGGAGTGGTGGCAAGCGCGGTCGCTGGCAACGGGGTGCGAAGGCTTCATCCCCAGCAACTACGTTGCCCCAGCCGACTCGCTGGAGACAGAGGA gtgGTTTTTCAAGGGCATCAGCCGGAAGGATGCAGAGCGGCAGCTCCTTGGCCCTGGCAACGTGATCGGGTCCTTCATGATACGGGACAGCGAGACGATGAAAG GCTGCTACTCGCTGTCGGTGCGGGACGGGGATGACCTGCAGGGTGGCACGGTGAAGCATTACAAGATCCGGACTCTGGATAACGGCGGCTTCTACATCTCCCCGCGCAGCAACTTCAATACGCTGCAGGAGCTGGTCCAGTACTACAAGG GGCAAAGCGACGGGCTGTGCCAGAAGCTCACCCGCCCCTGCTGCGTGCCCAAACCGCAGAAGCCCTGGGAGAAAGATGCCTGGGAGATCCCTCGGGAGTCGCTGAGGCTGGAGAGGAAGCTGGGAGCCGGGCAGTTTGGAGAAGTGTGGATGG CTACCTACAACAAGCACATCAAGGTGGCGGTGAAGACGATGAAGCCGGGCAGCATGTCCGTGGACGCCTTCCTGGAGGAGGCGAACCTGATGAAGACGTTGCAGCACAGCAAGCTGGTGAAGCTGCACGCGGTCGTCACCAAGGAGGAGCCCATCTACATCATCACCGAGTTCATGGAGAAAG GGAGCTTGCTGGATTTCTTGAAGAGCGACGAGGGGAATAAGCAGCCGCTCCCAAAGCTGATCGACTTCTCTGCCCAG ATTGCAGAAGGAATGGCTTTTATTGAGAAGAGGAACTACATCCACAGAGACCTGAGAGCTGCCAATATTCTGGTGTCTGCACTACTGGTGTGCAAGATTGCAGACTTTGGACTGGCCAGAGTCATTGAAGACGAGTACATGGCCCGGGAAG GTGCCAAGTTTCCCATTAAATGGACTGCACCAGAAGCCGTCAACTATGGATCTTTCACTATAAAATCAGACGTCTGGTCCTTTGGGATCCTCCTGACCGAGATCATTACCTACGGGCGCATCCCATACCCAG GGATGTCGAGTGTGGAGGTGATCAGGGCGCTGGAGCGCGGCTACCGGATGCCCCGCACAGAGAACTGCCCCGAGGAGCTGTATGACATTATGATGAGATGCTGGAAGACCAAACCGGAGGATCGTCCCACCTTTGAGTACATGCAGAGCATCTTGGAGGATTTCTTTACCGCAACAGAAAGCCAGTATCAGCAGCAGCCATAG
- the HCK gene encoding tyrosine-protein kinase HCK isoform X1 has product MAAAVTCPKFTSSDFSFLCTGRSLFLSGMPPCTFLGTPAPRGCHPPRLCWASRALSARGSAAGWASALCHVPTPCCARMGCVKSKEAGIQEKVIKTDTDPDPGPSFQQGHYVKDPTATNRRNNNVPSVAVSPPEDGLGDSVVLALYDYEAMHSGDLSFKKGERLKVLEESGEWWQARSLATGCEGFIPSNYVAPADSLETEEWFFKGISRKDAERQLLGPGNVIGSFMIRDSETMKGCYSLSVRDGDDLQGGTVKHYKIRTLDNGGFYISPRSNFNTLQELVQYYKGQSDGLCQKLTRPCCVPKPQKPWEKDAWEIPRESLRLERKLGAGQFGEVWMATYNKHIKVAVKTMKPGSMSVDAFLEEANLMKTLQHSKLVKLHAVVTKEEPIYIITEFMEKGSLLDFLKSDEGNKQPLPKLIDFSAQIAEGMAFIEKRNYIHRDLRAANILVSALLVCKIADFGLARVIEDEYMAREGAKFPIKWTAPEAVNYGSFTIKSDVWSFGILLTEIITYGRIPYPGMSSVEVIRALERGYRMPRTENCPEELYDIMMRCWKTKPEDRPTFEYMQSILEDFFTATESQYQQQP; this is encoded by the exons ATGGCAGCTGCTGTCACCTGCCCAAAATTCACCTCCTCTgacttctcctttctctgcacCGGGAGATCCCTTTTTCTCTCCGGCATGCCACCGTGCACATTTCTGGGCACCCCGGCGCCCCGTGGCTGCCACCCACCTCGGCTCTGCTGGGCGAGCAGAGCCCTCTCTGCCCGCGGCAGTGCAGCCGGGTGGGCATCGGCTCTGTGCCATGTGCCAACGCCGTGCTGTGCCAG GATGGGTTGCGTGAAGTCAAAGGAAGCTGGCATCCAAGAGAAGGTGATAAAAACCGACACCGACCCCGACCCCGGCCCCAGCTTCCAGCAGGGCCACTACGTGAAGGACCCCACGGCCACCAACAGGAGG AACAATAATGTCCCCAGCGTGGCCGTGTCGCCGCCCGAGGATG GCTTGGGGGACAGCGTGGTGCTGGCGCTCTACGACTACGAGGCGATGCACAGTGGGGACCTGAGCTTCAAGAAAGGGGAGCGGCTGAAGGTGCTGGAGGA GTCAGGGGAGTGGTGGCAAGCGCGGTCGCTGGCAACGGGGTGCGAAGGCTTCATCCCCAGCAACTACGTTGCCCCAGCCGACTCGCTGGAGACAGAGGA gtgGTTTTTCAAGGGCATCAGCCGGAAGGATGCAGAGCGGCAGCTCCTTGGCCCTGGCAACGTGATCGGGTCCTTCATGATACGGGACAGCGAGACGATGAAAG GCTGCTACTCGCTGTCGGTGCGGGACGGGGATGACCTGCAGGGTGGCACGGTGAAGCATTACAAGATCCGGACTCTGGATAACGGCGGCTTCTACATCTCCCCGCGCAGCAACTTCAATACGCTGCAGGAGCTGGTCCAGTACTACAAGG GGCAAAGCGACGGGCTGTGCCAGAAGCTCACCCGCCCCTGCTGCGTGCCCAAACCGCAGAAGCCCTGGGAGAAAGATGCCTGGGAGATCCCTCGGGAGTCGCTGAGGCTGGAGAGGAAGCTGGGAGCCGGGCAGTTTGGAGAAGTGTGGATGG CTACCTACAACAAGCACATCAAGGTGGCGGTGAAGACGATGAAGCCGGGCAGCATGTCCGTGGACGCCTTCCTGGAGGAGGCGAACCTGATGAAGACGTTGCAGCACAGCAAGCTGGTGAAGCTGCACGCGGTCGTCACCAAGGAGGAGCCCATCTACATCATCACCGAGTTCATGGAGAAAG GGAGCTTGCTGGATTTCTTGAAGAGCGACGAGGGGAATAAGCAGCCGCTCCCAAAGCTGATCGACTTCTCTGCCCAG ATTGCAGAAGGAATGGCTTTTATTGAGAAGAGGAACTACATCCACAGAGACCTGAGAGCTGCCAATATTCTGGTGTCTGCACTACTGGTGTGCAAGATTGCAGACTTTGGACTGGCCAGAGTCATTGAAGACGAGTACATGGCCCGGGAAG GTGCCAAGTTTCCCATTAAATGGACTGCACCAGAAGCCGTCAACTATGGATCTTTCACTATAAAATCAGACGTCTGGTCCTTTGGGATCCTCCTGACCGAGATCATTACCTACGGGCGCATCCCATACCCAG GGATGTCGAGTGTGGAGGTGATCAGGGCGCTGGAGCGCGGCTACCGGATGCCCCGCACAGAGAACTGCCCCGAGGAGCTGTATGACATTATGATGAGATGCTGGAAGACCAAACCGGAGGATCGTCCCACCTTTGAGTACATGCAGAGCATCTTGGAGGATTTCTTTACCGCAACAGAAAGCCAGTATCAGCAGCAGCCATAG
- the CCM2L gene encoding cerebral cavernous malformations 2 protein-like translates to MDCEAKKGKKGFVSPIKRLVFPKAARRPALRSSVYRRPLHSVPLYPPDYLIDPQILLHDYVEKEVKFLGHLTWVTASLNPSSRDEVLQLLDTARQLKELPLQTTPEQDSILSLSARCLLLTWRDNEELILRIPTHEIAAASYLRDDALHLLILKTGLGVDPVPAGAHPEVAPAGVPEAFPAEKRPGGSWPEGGRLGGPMERRHTICSLDWRAARGGQEGRQGGSLERRRGGSWERRQRGRPSGSWERRQPCGGSWERRRAGTAGGSWERGTGFGSWERRHAGSNPLDPQEPCPDAYSNLIILAVPNRDAAEESCALICQVFQIIYGDQSIECVDRAGYHYTSTPTRPWLSSRSESCRTDGTYGYDADFSCCSSFNGSHETFEAYYSGASSPSFHRSHHSLATACSGSDQSGAGLEQLQDYMVTLRNKLSPQEIQQFALLLREYRLGTPVREYCAELLRLYGDRRKFLLLGMRPFIPDQDIGYFETFLESIGIREGGILTDSFGRIKRSMSNTSASAVRSYDSWSLRSESESFNRMITDITHDIEALARDEEEEEEEEEDNYL, encoded by the exons ATGGACTGCGAGGccaagaaggggaagaag GGCTTTGTGTCGCCCATCAAGCGGCTGGTTTTCCCCAAGGCGGCTCGGAGGCCGGCACTCCGCAGCAGCGTCTACCGACGGCCGCTGCACTCCGTGCCCCTCTACCCCCCCGACTATTTGATCGACCCCCAGATCTTGTTGCATGACTACGTGGAGAAGGAGGTGAAG TTTTTAGGCCACCTGACATGGGTGACAGCCTCCCTGAACCCCTCCAGCCGGGACgaggtgctgcagctgctggacaCGGCCAGA cagctgaaggagctGCCGCTGCAGACGACGCCGGAGCAGGACAGCATCCTCAGCCTCTCAGCACGCTGCCTCCTGCTCACCTGGCGCGACAACGAGGAGCTGATCCTGCGCATCCCCACCCACGAGATCGCCGCGGCGTCCTACCTGCGCGATGACGCCCTGCACCTCCTCATCCTCAAAACCG GCCTGGGAGTGGACCCGGTCCCCGCCGGAGCGCACCCCGAGGTGGCTCCGGCCGGTGTACCGGAGGCGTTTCCCGCCGAGAAGCGGCCGGGGGGCTCGTGGCCGGAGGGGGGACGGCTGGGGGGCCCGATGGAGCGTCGGCACACCATCTGCAGCCTGGACTGGCGAGCGGCACGGGGCGGGCAGGAAGGCCGGCAGGGCGGCAGCctggagcggcggcggggcggcagcTGGGAGCGGCGGCAGCGCGGGCGGCCCTCGGGCAGCTGGGAGCGACGGCAGCCCTGCGGCGGCAGCTGGGAGAGGCGACGGGCCGGCACTGCCGGCGGCAGCTGGGAGCGTGGCACGGGCTTCGGCAGCTGGGAGCGGCGGCACGCCGGCAGCAACCCCCTGGACCCCCAGGAGCCCTGCCCCGACGCCTACTCCAACCTCATCATCCTCGCCGTGCCCAACAGG GATGCCGCCGAGGAGTCCTGCGCGCTCATCTGCCAGGTCTTCCAGATCATCTACGGGGACCAGAGCATCGAGTGCGTGGACCGCGCCGGGTACCACTACACCTCCACGCCCACGCGGCCCTGGCTCTCCAGCAGGA gcGAGAGCTGCCGCACAGACGGGACGTACGGCTACGATGCCgacttcagctgctgcagctcttt CAATGGCTCCCACGAAACCTTCGAAGCGTATTACAGCGGTGCCTCCTCGCCCTCCTTCCACCGGTCCCACCACAGCCTGGCCACCGCCTGCAGCGGCAGCGACCAGAGCGGCgcggggctggagcagctgcaggactACATGGTGACG CTGCGCAACAAGCTGTCGCCGCAGGAGATCCAGCAGTTCGCCCTCCTGCTCCGGGAGTATCGCCTGGGCACGCCGGTGCGGGAGTACTGCGCCGAGCTCCTGCGCCTCTACGGGGACCGCAGGAAATTCCTCCTCCTGG GAATGAGGCCCTTCATCCCCGACCAAGACATCGGGTACTTTGAGACCTTCCTGGAGAGCATCGGCATCCGCGAGGGCGGGATCCTCACCGACAGCTTCGGCCGCATCAAGCGCAGCATGAGCAACACGTCGGCCTCGGCCGTGCGCAGCTACGACAGCTGGTCCCTGCGCTCCGAGTCCGAGTCCTTCAACCGCATGATCACGGACATCACCCACGACATCGAGGCGCTGGCGcgggatgaggaagaggaggaggaggaggaagaggacaaCTACCTCTGA